A genomic region of Cannabis sativa cultivar Pink pepper isolate KNU-18-1 chromosome 1, ASM2916894v1, whole genome shotgun sequence contains the following coding sequences:
- the LOC133035735 gene encoding uncharacterized protein LOC133035735 produces MIEIPLKSVTHCDRIWKLMNQWHAKLFSIGGREVLLKAVVQSIPPYAMSCFSLPKKFCNQLESMMANFWWVSNTNNSKIHWKKWKVMCSSKADGGMGFRSFIHFNQALLAKQAWRILDIPDSLLARVLKARCYPNFYTLTWHHMMVTRGIDFEQWDIQILEQHFGTIDIERILSIPLSPFPKDDKIIWHHSDTSFYTVKSGYHLAVSSDLMDDHSSSSTNRRWWNRLWKITPSTACALCKCSWESVGHAIFRCERDKSVWNKLHFNVYIPNIGNIKGFDIYSHLAAAHNDTDLELITGLMWCIWSERNKEIHGTKPKPAAILCSFAAPYLSQYHKATAQLGVCRNDPIQ; encoded by the exons atgattgagataccactaaAAAGTGTTACACACTGTGATCGTATATGGAAACTCATGAATCAATGGCATGCTAAGCTCTTTTCTATTGGTGGCAGGGAAGTGCTTTTAAAAGCGGTTGTTCAGTCAATTCCACCTTATGCCATGAGTTGTTTCAGTCTTCCGAAGAAATTTTGTAACCAATTAGAGTCTATGATGGCTAACTTTTGGTGGGTTTCTAATACAAATAATTCCAAAATACATTGGAAGAAATGGAAAGTCATGTGCTCCTCAAAAGCTGATGGTGGCATGGGCTTTCGATCATTCATTCACTTTAATCAGGCCCTTTTAGCGAAGCAAGCATGGCGAATATTGGATATCCCTGACTCTCTTCTAGCAAGAGTGCTTAAAGCCCGGTGCTATCCCAATTTTTACACTctaacgtggcatcacatgatggtgacacgtggaatcgacTTCGA GCAATGGgatattcagattttagagCAACATTTTGGAACTATAGACATTGAGCGTATCCTCTCTATTCCGCTTAGTCCTTTTCCCAAAGATGACAAGATTATTTGGCACCATTCTGATACTAGTTTTTATACGGTGAAATCAGGATATCACCTTGCTGTAAGTTCAGATTTAATGGATGATCATTCATCATCATCCACAAATAGACGATGGTGGAACCGGTTATG GAAAATCACTCCCTCTACTGCTTGTGCTCTTTGTAAATGTAGCTGGGAATCAGTCGGTCATGCCATTTTTCGTTGTGAGAGAGATAAGTCGGTGTGGAACAAGCTTCATTTTAATGTGTATATCCCGAACATTGGTAACATCAAAGGTTTTGATATTTATTCCCACCTTGCTGCTGCCCACAATGACACTGATTTAGAACTAATTACTGGTCTCATGTGGTGTATTTGGTCTGAACGAAACAAGGAGATCCATGGTACTAAACCGAAACCAGCAGCCATTCTCTGTTCCTTTGCTGCCCCTTATTTGTCACAATATCATAAGGCTACAGCACAACTAGGGGTGTGCAGAaatgatccaatccaatga
- the LOC133033695 gene encoding ribosome biogenesis protein NOP53-like: MGKKAKTSRKGKKAWRANISTEDIHDFFDKSTKDALSGGSLASAPAESLFFVDKSKDLSVKRKIEKQRDRVLRHESLLQKNPFVKPVSSSIPKKFNKKLKKIPNAKEALKEESATASDIIDIWDKKGDNHGKVKKVVMPSLIPAVEVDHPGCSFNPSFDSHQDVLASAVAEEMQKVYKKELGPQPVPLTVLGEAMNEEDMYFIDADDGSDDDMDPENDGETEDGAAEKRSAKSKKVTQVELNKRARRKEQLKKDAESAKVVNLSREIDSVQDILQEIAKEDEEKQKRHTRRVVAKQERLKSCPPRLGKHRFQPAQTQVLLSEEITGSLRKIKACSNLAKDRYKSLEKRGLIPPRANNGRK; encoded by the exons ATGGGGAAGAAAGCTAAGACGTCTAGAAAGGGGAAGAAGGCATGGAGAGCCAATATAAGCACGGAAGACATTCATGATTTCTTCGACAAGTCTACTAAAGACGCTCTCTCCGGTGGCTCTCTTGCCTCCGCTCCCGCCGAATCCCTCTTCTTCGTCGACAAGTCTAAAG ATCTCTCAGTGAAGCGCAAGATTGAAAAACAAAGGGACAGAGTACTTCGCCATGAAAGTTTGCTACAGAAGAACCCATTTGTTAAACCTGTATCATCTTCAATACCTAAGAAATTCAATAAAAAGCTTAAAAAGATTCCAAATGCAAAGGAAGCTTTGAAG GAAGAGTCTGCCACAGCTTCCGACATTATTGACATATGGGACAAGAAAG GTGATAACCATGGCAAGGTCAAAAAG GTAGTAATGCCTTCTCTTATACCTGCTGTAGAGGTTGATCATCCAGGGTGCTCATTTAATCCCTCCTTTGACAGTCATCAG GATGTGTTAGCTTCTGCTGTTGCAGAAGAAATGCAGAAAGTCTACAAAAAGGAGTTGGGACCTCAACCAGTTCCATTGACAGTTTTAGGAGAAGCTATGAATGAAGAAGAT atgtATTTTATTGATGCTGATGATGGGAGTGATGATGATATGGATCCAGAGAATGACGGTGAGACTGAGGATGGTGCAGCTGAGAAAAG GTCTGCTAAATCTAAGAAGGTGACACAGGTTGAGCTAAATAAGAGAGCTAGACGTAAAGAACAGCTTAAAAAGGATGCAGAGTCAGCAAAAGTTGTGAATCTTTCTCGAGAAATTGACAG TGTACAAGATATCCTTCAAGAAATAgccaaagaagatgaagagaagcAAAAAAGACATACCAGGCGTGTTGTAGCTAAACAAGAAAGATTAAAGTCATGTCCACCTCGCTTGGGGAAGCACAG ATTTCAGCCTGCCCAAACGCAAGTCTTATTATCTGAAGAAATAACTGGATCTCTTCGCAAGATCAAG GCGTGTTCCAACCTTGCTAAGGATCGCTACAAAAGCCTGGAGAAAAGGGGTCTGATTCCTCCAAGAGCCAATAACGGAAG GAAATAG